From the genome of Rathayibacter sp. VKM Ac-2804:
CCGCGGTGACCGCCGGCTCGCCCTACGTCTGCTTCACCCCCTCCACGGCGCTGGCGCTGCCCGCGCTCGAGGAGTGGGCCGCGGAGGCGGGGATCCCGATCGCGGGTCAGGACGGCAAGACCGGGGAGACCCTGCTCCGCAGCGTGCTCGCGCCGATGTTCACGGCGCGCGGGATGCGCGTGCTGTCCTGGGCGGGCGCGAACCTGCTCGGCGGCGGCGACGGCCAGACCCTCGCCGACCCGGAGGCGGTGCGCTCGAAGCTGGTCTCGAAGAACCGGGGCCTCCGGAGCCTGCTCGGCGACGAGGTCGTCACTCCGCTGCACATCGACAACGTGCCGGACCTCGGCGACGTGAAGACGGCGTGGGACCACGTGCACGCCGAGGGCTTCCTCGGCTCGCGGATCACGGTGCAGACCATCTGGTCGGCCTACGACTCGGCGCTCGCCGCGCCGCTGATCCTGGACCTGGCGCGGCTGATGTCGCTCGCCGACGCGGCCGGGATCTCGGGCCCCGTCGCCGAGCTGGGCTTCTTCTTCAAGGACCCGTGGGGGAGCGACGTGCACGGCTTCGCGGAGCAGACCGCCGAGCTGGTCGCCTGGTCGGCGCGCACCGGGGCGGCCGTCGCCCAGCGCTCGCTCGTGGCGGTCGGACCGATCCGCCATGGCTGAGCTGCGCGACTGGCTCGAGCTCGTGCGCGCCAAGGCGGCGCTCTCGGTGCTCGGCGACACGGTGGCCGGAGCGGCGTGGGCGGGCCGGGAGACCGGCGCGCGCACGGTCGCGCTGCCGCTCGCGTCCGCGCTCCTCTACTCCGCGGGCATGGCGCTCAACGACTACGCCGACGCGGAGCTCGACGCGGAGGAGCGGCCGGAGCGGCCGATCCCGTCGGGGCGGATCCGGCGCGGCGCCGCGCTCGGGCTGGCCGCCGGGCTGACCGGGGCGGGGATCGCGGTCGCGGCGCTGGTGGACGGGCGCCGCTCGCTCCTGCTGAGCGTGCCGCTCGCGGCGAGCATCTGGTCGTACGACCTGCTGGCCAAGCCGACTCCGCTCGGGCCCGTCGTGATGGCGGCCTGCCGCGGGCTCGACGTGCTGCTCGGCGCGGGAGCGTCCGGCGTGCGCGCGGCGGCGCCGGCCTCGGCAGCGGTCGCGGCGCACACCCTCGGCGTCACCGTGCTCTCGCGCGGCGAGGTGCACGGCACCCGGCCGGCGATCGCGGGAGCGGCGGCCACCGGCACGGCCGCGCTCGCGCTCGCGCTGGGGTCGGGGCGGTCCGGGCGAAGGGCGGCCCGGCGATCGGGGCGGTGGTCGGAGTCGCGATCGCCCGCTGGCTCGCGCTCGTGCTGGTGCCGCAGCTGCGGGCCGTGCGGACGCCCGACGCGGCCTCGGCCCGGACGGCCACCCGCTCGGGCATCGCGGGGATGGTCCCGCTGCAGGCGGTGCTCGCCGGGCTGCGGCGGCCGGAGCTCGGCGCGGTCCTGCTCGGTCTGGACGTGCTCGGCGCGGTCGCGCTGCGGCGCCCGAGGGTCTCGGCGGACATCACATGAGCGACCTGCACACGACTGACAGCCCCGTCCTGGGCTACGGCACCAACGGCTTCGCCGACCACACCCTCGACGACGCCCTGACGGTGCTGCACGCCGCCGGCTACCGGGCGGTGGCGCTGACCCTCGGGACCCCGCACCTCGATCCGTTCGCCGACGACGTCCGCGAGCGCACCCTCGCCCTGCGCGCACGGCTCGACGAGCTGGGCTTCCGCGTGGTGATCGAGACCGGGGCGCGCTACCTCCTCGACCCGTTCGCGAAGCACCGGCCGACGCTGGTCGACGAGGAGGCCGGGCCGCGCCTGGCGTTCCTGCACCGCGCGATCGAGATCGCCGCGCTGCTCGGCGCCGACGCCGTCTCGCTCTGGTCGGGGGTGCTGCCCGACGGCGTCGACCGCGCCCGCGGCTGGCGGCTCCTGGTCGAGCGGATGCGCGGCGTCGTCGCCGAGGCCGAGCGCTACGGCGTGCGGCTCGGCTTCGAGCCGGAGCCCGGCATGCTCGTCGAGACCGTCGCCGACGCGCTGCTGCTGCGGCGGGAGCTCGGCGACCCCGAGGCGTTCGGACTCACCGTCGACCTCGGCCACTGCGTGGTGGTCGAGCCGGACGGCGTCGTCGGTGCCCTCCGCAGCGCCGCCGGCCTGCTGGTGAACGTGCAGGTCGACGACATGCTGCCCGAGCGGCACGAGCACCTCGAGCTCGGCACCGGCGTGCTCGATCTCGCGACCGCCTTCGCGACGCTCGAGGAGATCGGCTACCGCGGGATCGCCGCGGTGGAGCTGCCGCGGCACTCGCACGACGCGCCGCGCCTCGCGGTCGCGAGTCTCGCGGCGATGCGGGCGGCGATGCGGGCGGCGATCCGGACCCGGGGGACAGGGGCGGAGTCGCCGCAGCACCCGTGGACCGCCGACGCCTGCGCCGTCCTGCGCGAGCAGCCGCGGCGCATCGAGCGCTGCTTCCCGGCCGCGGGTCGGGAGGCGGGACGCGCGCCGCTGCGCCCGGACGCGGATCCGCAGGGCCTCGTGCACGGCACCCAGGACGACGCGGCGCGCTCGGCGCTGCTCGCGGCCGCCGCCTCCGCGCTCGACGACGAGGACCTGGCCGCCCTGCTGCTCCGCCTCTACCGGGGTGGCGACGACGCCGAGCGCCG
Proteins encoded in this window:
- a CDS encoding inositol-3-phosphate synthase; this encodes MTSSDSTTGTTRTTTADRAPQQERIGLWLIGARGSVATTAAVGLHAIASGAAPSNGCATATPAFEDVPLAGFDAIVIGGHDVSSTPLLEKAMGLAAGGMFPTSVVAEVADRLDATDSEIRRSFGVEGGSQQDEIDRQAADIVEFRERHALARVVVIDVASTEVLPKDRPEFHDLAALRAALARPGETVLPPSSISALAAVTAGSPYVCFTPSTALALPALEEWAAEAGIPIAGQDGKTGETLLRSVLAPMFTARGMRVLSWAGANLLGGGDGQTLADPEAVRSKLVSKNRGLRSLLGDEVVTPLHIDNVPDLGDVKTAWDHVHAEGFLGSRITVQTIWSAYDSALAAPLILDLARLMSLADAAGISGPVAELGFFFKDPWGSDVHGFAEQTAELVAWSARTGAAVAQRSLVAVGPIRHG
- a CDS encoding sugar phosphate isomerase/epimerase family protein, which translates into the protein MSDLHTTDSPVLGYGTNGFADHTLDDALTVLHAAGYRAVALTLGTPHLDPFADDVRERTLALRARLDELGFRVVIETGARYLLDPFAKHRPTLVDEEAGPRLAFLHRAIEIAALLGADAVSLWSGVLPDGVDRARGWRLLVERMRGVVAEAERYGVRLGFEPEPGMLVETVADALLLRRELGDPEAFGLTVDLGHCVVVEPDGVVGALRSAAGLLVNVQVDDMLPERHEHLELGTGVLDLATAFATLEEIGYRGIAAVELPRHSHDAPRLAVASLAAMRAAMRAAIRTRGTGAESPQHPWTADACAVLREQPRRIERCFPAAGREAGRAPLRPDADPQGLVHGTQDDAARSALLAAAASALDDEDLAALLLRLYRGGDDAERRGVLVGARADRRRPCGGAGRRGRARAGRGRPARQRHPPGRRGDGPLHRGASRRPRLAARRAQARLLRHPARGRLRSRAAERPRARRDGRPLRRRAPRRRPRRPGRSGGAPAELRLRRPDDTTPVLHRTPDPSRERRDDAHLRPAHPHDLPHHRRLPGDARRRGPRRGRAVVLARPAAH